GCTCGGGATGATTGCCGTTGGTCACATGATCGCGAGGATGAAATGCATCGGTCGGGTCACGAGCTGCTGGGTGCCCACGTCTCGGTACAGGGCGGTATCGCCACTGCGCCCATCCGCGCGCTGAAGATCGGGGCCACCGCGCTCCAGGTGTTCACCAAGACCCCCAGTCAGTGGCGTGAACCGGTGGTAGCGCTCGAGGCTCGGACGGCGTTCCTACGCGAGTTCGAGCGAAGCGGGATCGCACGTATAGTGTCGCATGACTCCTATCTAATCAACCTCGCGTCGCCCGATCCAGTCCTGCGCAAGCGCTCGGAGGCCTCCTTCCGGGCCGAGCTGGAGCGCTGCGAGGCGCTGGGAATTCCTCACGTGGTGTCGCATCCGGGCAATTATATCGATGACCGTGAGGCCGGTCTGCTCCGGAACGCGGCGGCTTACACCCGCTGCCTGAGGGCGGTGCCGGGCTCGGTGGCGGTGCTCCTGGAAACCACGGCTGGTACCGGCACCGCACTGGGGAGCACCTTCGAGGAGCTGGCCGCGTTGCGCGCGGCCATCGGCGAGGAGGTCCGCCACCGCGTGGGATTCTGTGCTGACACCTGCCACCTCTACTCCGCGGGGTATGACCTGGTGAAGGAGTACGACGGCGTCTGGCAGCGGTGGGAGGCCGTGCTAGGGCTGGAGCACCTGCACTGTCTTCATCTCAATGACTCCAAGACCGGCTTCGCCTCCCGGCGCGACCGGCACGAGCTGATCGCCGAGGGCTCCCTCGGGGCCGAGCCGTTTCGCCGGATCATGCGCGACCCGCGGTTCGCCGGGGTGGTCAAGATCCTGGAGACTCCGAAAGGAGACGACGGCTTCACCCAGGACCGTCGCATGTTGCGCCGTCTCAGGGCCTACGCCCGCCCCCGGTCGCGTTGACCGTCCCACCCTTCGCCCGCATCTTCCACGGCATGCCAAAGACAATCCTGCTCCTGGCCTTGCTGCTGCCGGCCAGGGCCC
The Gemmatimonadales bacterium genome window above contains:
- a CDS encoding deoxyribonuclease IV, yielding MHRSGHELLGAHVSVQGGIATAPIRALKIGATALQVFTKTPSQWREPVVALEARTAFLREFERSGIARIVSHDSYLINLASPDPVLRKRSEASFRAELERCEALGIPHVVSHPGNYIDDREAGLLRNAAAYTRCLRAVPGSVAVLLETTAGTGTALGSTFEELAALRAAIGEEVRHRVGFCADTCHLYSAGYDLVKEYDGVWQRWEAVLGLEHLHCLHLNDSKTGFASRRDRHELIAEGSLGAEPFRRIMRDPRFAGVVKILETPKGDDGFTQDRRMLRRLRAYARPRSR